In Flavobacteriales bacterium, a genomic segment contains:
- a CDS encoding GH3 auxin-responsive promoter family protein, producing the protein MGIKASLSKPYARLIKKKINRLSKCAVQSQKEQFLYLIERAKTTKFGKDHGFSEIKTYDDFKARVPVRDYEGLKSYIDEMVSGKPDVLWPGKPLYLCKTSGTTSGTKYIPLTKESMPNHINSAKYALLSYIAETGNASFVDGKMIFLQGSPELSDKNGIPLGRLSGIVAHHVPQYLQRNRMPSYATNCIEDWETKVRAIADETIPVDMRLISGIPSWVQMYFELLLEKTGKKSVSEVFPEFSLFVYGGVNFEPYRARFRKLIGKDIDSVELYPASEGFLAFQDSQQAPGLLLTTWMGIFYEFIPADEFFSENPRRLSLEEVELNVNYVIILNTNAGMWAYNIGDTVKFVSLDPYRIIVSGRIKHYTSAFGEHVIGEEVEFAIHRAIQKHGGQAVEFHLAPQVNPAEGLPYHEWFIEFAEEPVQLEDFTLELERAMMEKNIYYNDLIKGNVLQPLKLRRVEKNGFNAYMKSQGKLGGQNKVPKLSNDRKVADGLYPFVKK; encoded by the coding sequence ATGGGAATAAAAGCTTCCTTAAGCAAACCGTATGCACGGTTGATTAAAAAGAAAATAAATCGCTTATCGAAATGTGCTGTTCAGTCGCAAAAGGAGCAGTTTTTATACCTGATTGAACGCGCCAAAACAACAAAATTCGGCAAGGACCACGGTTTTTCTGAGATTAAAACGTATGACGATTTTAAAGCGAGGGTCCCGGTTCGCGATTATGAGGGATTAAAAAGTTATATCGATGAAATGGTGTCCGGAAAACCCGATGTGTTATGGCCGGGCAAACCGCTTTATTTGTGCAAGACCTCCGGTACTACCTCGGGAACTAAATACATTCCGCTTACAAAGGAGTCGATGCCGAATCATATTAATTCGGCAAAATATGCATTGCTCAGTTACATAGCAGAAACGGGGAACGCTTCATTTGTAGATGGAAAAATGATTTTTTTACAGGGCAGTCCGGAACTTAGCGATAAAAACGGAATTCCGTTGGGACGTTTGTCCGGTATAGTTGCGCATCATGTTCCTCAATATCTTCAGCGAAACAGAATGCCTAGTTATGCCACTAACTGCATTGAAGACTGGGAAACAAAAGTAAGAGCCATTGCGGACGAAACGATTCCGGTGGACATGCGCTTAATCAGTGGTATTCCCAGCTGGGTACAAATGTATTTTGAACTTTTACTGGAGAAAACAGGAAAGAAAAGTGTATCTGAAGTTTTCCCTGAGTTTTCGTTGTTTGTGTATGGAGGCGTTAATTTTGAGCCTTACCGTGCCCGTTTCCGGAAGTTAATCGGGAAGGATATCGACAGTGTTGAATTGTACCCCGCTTCAGAAGGATTTTTAGCATTTCAGGATAGTCAACAAGCTCCCGGATTATTGCTCACCACATGGATGGGAATTTTTTATGAGTTTATTCCCGCAGATGAATTTTTCTCTGAAAATCCGCGTCGACTATCCCTCGAAGAAGTCGAACTAAATGTCAACTACGTCATTATCCTCAACACCAATGCGGGGATGTGGGCCTATAATATTGGCGATACCGTAAAATTTGTATCTCTCGATCCTTACCGTATCATCGTGAGCGGAAGAATTAAGCATTATACCTCAGCATTTGGCGAACATGTAATAGGCGAAGAGGTGGAATTTGCTATTCACAGGGCCATTCAGAAACATGGTGGACAAGCCGTGGAATTCCATTTAGCACCCCAGGTTAATCCTGCAGAAGGCTTGCCTTACCACGAATGGTTTATTGAGTTTGCAGAAGAGCCGGTCCAACTGGAAGACTTTACCCTGGAACTTGAGCGGGCCATGATGGAAAAAAACATCTATTACAACGATCTTATTAAAGGAAATGTATTGCAACCACTTAAGTTAAGGAGGGTAGAGAAAAACGGTTTTAACGCGTATATGAAATCGCAGGGGAAATTAGGTGGACAAAACAAGGTTCCTAAGCTTAGTAACGACAGAAAAGTGGCGGATGGATTATATCCATTTGTAAAAAAATAA
- a CDS encoding M23 family metallopeptidase, producing MEQASKKEIRREKRRKAMKKLRLKYRLVILDEGSFAEKFSLRLSPLNLFIWLGMFALLLIGLTTMLIAYTPLREFIPGYPDGSEREALIDNRIKVDSLEAELVKYERYVKNIQGILNGDRISDTLVEDSPEKNYANINFELSPADSVLRQKIEAEEKYEIRSGQNNIVLSNDNMYGIFFFTPLQGEITQSFNKREGHFGIDISAPSADGIKATLDGTVVFADWSSDGGHEIHIQHSNNLVSVYKHNAVLLKKTGDVVKAGDVIAIAGNSGELSDGPHLHFELWHRGKPIDPQNYLIF from the coding sequence ATGGAACAAGCCTCAAAAAAGGAGATTCGAAGGGAAAAGCGCCGTAAAGCGATGAAGAAGCTTCGTTTAAAGTATCGGCTTGTGATACTCGATGAAGGTTCCTTCGCAGAAAAATTTTCACTTCGCCTTTCGCCTTTAAACCTCTTTATCTGGTTGGGAATGTTTGCGTTGTTGCTGATTGGACTTACCACAATGCTTATTGCTTATACCCCGCTGCGGGAGTTTATTCCCGGTTATCCCGACGGCAGTGAACGGGAGGCCTTAATTGATAATCGGATAAAAGTTGATTCGCTAGAGGCAGAATTGGTGAAATATGAGCGGTATGTAAAAAATATTCAGGGGATTTTAAATGGCGATCGTATTTCAGATACCCTGGTGGAGGATAGTCCCGAAAAAAATTATGCAAACATCAATTTCGAGCTTTCACCGGCCGATTCTGTATTGCGGCAAAAAATAGAAGCAGAAGAAAAATATGAAATTCGTTCGGGTCAAAACAATATCGTTTTAAGTAACGATAACATGTATGGCATCTTTTTTTTCACCCCTTTGCAGGGTGAAATCACGCAATCGTTCAACAAGCGGGAAGGTCACTTCGGTATAGATATTTCTGCGCCTTCGGCAGATGGTATTAAAGCAACCCTTGATGGTACGGTCGTTTTTGCCGACTGGTCTTCCGATGGTGGTCACGAAATTCATATTCAACACAGCAACAATCTGGTGTCGGTCTATAAACACAATGCTGTTTTGCTCAAAAAGACAGGAGATGTTGTAAAAGCAGGAGATGTAATAGCCATTGCGGGTAATTCCGGCGAATTGAGTGATGGTCCGCATTTACATTTCGAACTATGGCACCGTGGCAAACCGATTGATCCGCAGAACTATCTTATTTTTTAA